The following proteins are co-located in the Fructilactobacillus carniphilus genome:
- a CDS encoding LCP family protein, producing the protein MDESRLDRDQKPQRSHRTRNIILTIILVLLVGGVAFGSYKYFAVKNAVNKAYNSAGLQKERDTGALLKNKKPISILLMGTDTGELGRTYKGRTDTMMVVTINPNTHKTLITSIPRDTAVNIPGYPDQSPAKINAAYAYGSAKTAIQTVQKMLNIPIDYYAMINMRGLVQVVDQVGGVTISPELTFDYEGYHFTKGQPTKMDGKKALAYSRMRYDDPRGDFGREQRQRQLLEGVVTKSGSVTSLLNQGFIDSIAKNTQTDLQFSDLSAIATGYLSARKNIENTYLSGQSGEMIDGQDMEVTPQSELQKKTDQIRSSLDLPHATTGDIALN; encoded by the coding sequence ATGGACGAAAGTCGACTAGATCGTGATCAAAAGCCCCAAAGATCACATCGAACCCGCAACATTATTTTGACGATTATTTTGGTCCTTTTGGTAGGTGGAGTTGCCTTTGGATCTTATAAATACTTTGCGGTTAAAAATGCTGTTAACAAGGCATACAACAGTGCTGGGTTACAAAAAGAGCGAGATACAGGTGCACTGTTGAAGAACAAAAAGCCCATTTCTATTTTACTAATGGGAACTGATACAGGGGAATTGGGGCGGACTTACAAGGGTCGGACAGATACCATGATGGTAGTGACCATCAATCCGAATACACACAAGACGTTGATTACCAGTATTCCGCGGGATACAGCCGTTAACATTCCTGGTTACCCAGACCAGTCTCCCGCTAAGATCAACGCTGCTTATGCTTACGGCAGTGCTAAAACTGCCATTCAAACGGTGCAAAAGATGCTAAATATCCCGATTGACTATTACGCCATGATTAACATGCGGGGGTTGGTGCAAGTGGTTGACCAAGTCGGGGGAGTAACTATTTCTCCCGAATTAACCTTTGATTATGAGGGTTACCACTTCACAAAGGGGCAACCCACTAAGATGGACGGGAAAAAGGCACTAGCTTACTCGCGGATGCGTTACGACGATCCTCGGGGTGACTTTGGTCGGGAACAGCGGCAACGGCAATTGCTCGAAGGAGTAGTTACTAAGAGTGGTTCCGTAACTTCCTTATTAAATCAAGGCTTTATCGATTCCATTGCTAAAAACACCCAAACTGATTTGCAATTCTCTGATTTATCTGCGATTGCAACTGGATATCTTTCTGCTCGAAAGAACATTGAAAATACCTACTTGAGTGGACAGTCTGGAGAAATGATTGATGGACAAGACATGGAAGTTACACCGCAATCTGAATTGCAAAAAAAGACAGATCAAATCAGAAGTAGTCTAGACTTACCACATGCTACGACTGGTGATATCGCTTTAAATTAA